From the Lactuca sativa cultivar Salinas chromosome 9, Lsat_Salinas_v11, whole genome shotgun sequence genome, the window ATCGGGTGAACCATTGCGCCATCTACTTTCTATCATAACTGTCAAAATCGCGATCATGATCGTACGATCCTAGGCATGAAAAACGAGCTGAATCGTAAATATATCGTATTTGGGGTATGATCATAAGATCGGGATACGATCCTACCTTCCCttgataatttatttatttattattattattatttttacaaaTGAAATTCCCTTTTACCACTTTATGTGTTTTATACCCTTTACCAATTACCATTTTGTGTTGTgacttataaataatattttaaagtttttataacttttgaacgaaaaaattagatgtttgaaatatttttcttgTTTTAAAATTATAGATTAAAATTATGTTGTACTTTGTGGGATCCTAGGATCCCgatcttgcaaacccaaaaacgatcctatgtaggatcccgatcttgacaaccttgTTTTCTACTAACTACATgttcatacaaaaatttgacaatCAAATACGTATACAATTATACTTGTACTCTGACATAATCATATCATTACATTATCTTCATCTAACTTAACAGAAATCAATGAACACAACTAATCGATTTTAGATAATAAACACCGAAGAACAatgacaaaaataaaaaaaaaaatgtcaaacaaGATACAAACAATTCACTAATAAAATATTACACCAAATCAAACCCTAACATGACATGCAGGGTTCCCCTATTTCATCTTCACTAATCTGCATTTCTTGTTCATACACAAGCTCAAGCCAACAGACCCTGGTCAGTAAACTGTCAAAAATGGTTGGACCCTTGACCAATCCTATGAGCCTATATATTATCAACAAGCAACTGCAGCTTCTTGTTCAAGTTCAGGTTCAGGTTCAGAATTAGAAATTATGTCATCAACCGAGGGTGTGATGTCATCAATGGAGGATGTGATGTCATCAATGGAAGGTATGACCAAGGGACTTTTCTGGAACTCATTTCGTAGCTGCCCGCAAGCTGCACTTGCATCTAGACCTCGTGTCTGACGTACACTGACTGTTATTTTACGTGACTCCAACATAGATTGAAATGCGTTGATCTGCAAATAATTAAACACAAAAATGAAACTTGTTTTTTCTAAACAAGACATGATAGAATAGAACATGCTAAACCAGATTGTACTGTATTTGACATCCATCAGAGTAACACTATGTCAGTCggacaataattttaatttttttgttccaCCCAAAAAGGTGGAACAAAAACGGTGGGACAAAAAGTCAACCTTTTGTCCCACCCAAAAAGGCGGACACGTACCGCTTTTCTGTAAGGGCGCTTATATTCAGTGCCGTCTATCGGGTTAAATGGGATGAGGTTCACATGGTATCCTGGTCCCCATTGATGAAGTAATTCTGCAAGTTCTTTCGCGTGCTCCACGTCATCATTGACTCCagctgtaaaaaaaaaaaacgacttAATTTTGTTTTACAAATGCGATTAATTGAAAAAGAATATAACTAAACGCAAAATTATGTACCTAAAAGTGTGTACTCGAAGGATACACGTCTACTAGTCTCATGAAAATAGTCCCTACAATCCTTCATAATTGCCTCTAGAGGGTATGACTTGGCACTTGGCACAATCTTTTCTCTTAGTTTTTGATTTGGGGCGTGAAGACTGAAATACATCAAACAATAAATAAAGATTAGTTTAAATTGTGTAAAATTATGTAAGTATATAGTGATATGTAAAAAAGTATATTTTGTTACCTAAGAGCCAATGTCGATTGAAGTTTGTGGGAAGCAAGTTTCTTGATAGTGTTTGGAACGCCAACAGTGGAAATTGTCATCATCCTTTGTCCTATTTGTATATCCTTCAATCCAATAAACAACACACATTGGTAACATGACTTTTTATAATAACAAGAAAAGGAGAAAACATGTAGACATTGATtgaatagatttttttttttttttttttaaagcaaACCTTGTTCAAGCATCGGTGAGCAGCAAGGACTTCTTTCAAGTTTAACATTGGTTCACCCATTCCCATGAATACCACATTAGTAACCCTATTGTTAAAGACCTCTTCTATTGCCAATACCTAAAAGTAAAACAATAACTTAGAATACAAAACGGGGTTGTACCTAAAAGTCAACTAATAGTCAACCTGCTCAACAATTTCGTGGCCCTTAAGGTTCCTTGAGAAGCCGCCTTTTCCAGTAGCACAAAATGAGCAGCGTAAAGGGCAGCCTACCTGTATAGTCAACAACAACGAGTACATGGTCAACTGTAATTAAGAACAATAAAATCAACCATGGTGGAAAGTGGAAAGGGGAAAGATCACCTGTGATGAGACACAAGCTGTAAGGCGAACAGAACCTTTATCATCTGCTACTGGTATGCCGACAGTTTCCACCAGTCGATTATCTTCCAATTTTATCAGCAACTGAAACATAATCGACGCAATGAATATGAAACATGAATACATGAATGAAGTGAATTTGATTTAAAGAATATGAAGATGATTAACCTTGATAGTGCCATCAGCTGCAGTTACAGAGCTATGCACAGATGAGCGTCCGACCACCCAACCAGCTTCTTGGAGTTCAGTTCTGAATGCTAGAGGAACTTTTATAAACAAACACGAAACAATTAGATTGAAAAAAGTCAAAAACCATTGCTAAATCTTCACAATTGTATCGAGATATCAATTAGTAAACTGAAATCGAAATAGCAAGGCGCTCACTCTGGCTGAATTCTTGAATTTCCTTAACCCTTCGTTTGTACAGGAGATGATGCAACTGTTTGCCTCTATAACTTTGCTACATCAAAAGAAATTCAGAATTTGATTGAAATGACAAACCTAATAATACCCATCATTCTTCGTGTGAAATCAATTGAATTTTAAGGGGTTTTCAGTATATACCTGGCCGAAGTCAGTAGCTAGCTGTTGAAGCTGTTCCTCTGACATGCCGAGAAGCACGTTCGAGTCTGGTAGCGAGGCCTTTATCTTGGTGGTAGtggcggcggcggtggtggtggtgggaacAGTGACGATGGTGCGAGAGGAGGAGACGACGAGGGCACGTGACCGTGCAGCACGAGCCAGTGGTGTTACGGAGCACATGAACTGTAGCAACGCCATTGATGATTGATAAACCTTCGCCAAGCAACAAAACCTCGGATATTGGATATTTCAAGCCTGTCCCAAATCCTAACATTTATGTAAACGGCGTCGTTTTATCAATATGAGGGAACTGTGAACATTAGCATTCTATCATTTGAAACCAGAAAGGTTACCCTGCTACGGAGGTCAGAAGCTTTCAATATTGTTTTCGAATCGATGAATATGACAGACGTAGAAAGTGCAAGAATTAAAAGCCTGGGCTTTGCCACGGACCGTTTTTTCATgcttttatgaaaaaatgtaaaagttttgactgcaaaTACCAGAAGTGTAAAAATGACGAAAAAATTAAAGGGGTAGGAATTAGCAACTTTTTCGAAaatggatcaaagttgtcaaaccattaaagtttgtgaccaaactttaaatattaaaaggttcctaaaaagtgtaaaattATTGATtgtaaggaccaaaagtgtcaaaataaccAAAGAATGAGGAGCAAAGTTGCCAAAAAAATGGCAAGTTTATTATTCCTAAGATtcatttcttttatatatatatatatatatatatatatatatatatatatatatatatatatatatatatatatatatatatatatatatatatatatataaattaggcTTCCAAATTCATTTTAACATCTAGATGTGTATATCGGTGAAATCCATTCCCGAAGCGGACTAAATCGAAACCATTCGGAACCGAAAAATAAAAATTCAAGGAATCGAAAAAAGAACTTATTTATGAGGGTACCGGTACCAATTTTCAATTTTCAGGTATAGAACCAAACAAAATCGAATTAAAGTGGTTTTTGAGCCTAAAAAAATCAAGTCTTATAAAAAATCAGTCCAGCAACCTCTGTTTAGAACTATGTAACTCAATTAGTTATTAATCAATTAATGTCGTTCTTGAGCCTAAAATGTAGCCAAAACAGAAAACAAGATGCtggaaaaaaaaactaatttattcGAAGCttctatgaaaaagttatgactaTTTATAATTGATTAAAAATTATGTATAAACTAAAAACAGTTCAAATCCAATTGTGCTTGTTTATGGTTGTGTAACTCAACCAATTCTTAATTGATTAAGGTGGTTCTTAATCATAAAATGTAGCCAAGAAAGATaactaaatgtgaaaaaaattCATCCCAACCGTGTATGAAAAAAATATAAGGGTCATAATATGGTCAAGTGACCCTTCAAATTCAAGTTCCATACAGGTTATTCAAGCTCTGAAACTCATATTATTGTTGATTCAAAACTTGAACCAATACTTTTTCTGTTCATTTATAGTCAGTTTCAGATAATGATTTGTTGATGAGTTTACAATAATTTCCTTAAATCTCATGCATCCTTTCACAAGAATACTTGAAATATTTTACCTATTCATTTTGGGGTTTCTAAgcaaataataatgttatttagtAAATTTATCAAGGGTATACATAAAGAAGTATATAATAGGCAATCatagaaataaaaattaaaaaaattataaaatatttttaaatgttaaaaGTATAGATTTGGAAAAAAAAgttaatatttgaaagtttatgaaaataaaaatatgatatttaaaaatTAGACTTGATAGATATTATAGTTTGATATTAGAAGGAGATATACCAAATTCTcagttttataaattataaacaacaatataaaatACTAAAGAATAAGTTAAAATGAATAATTGATAAGACGTAGGGCTCTACGTCGTTTCCACTAAGACTAAGAAGAATGGTAGTATGTGATAAGCATTGCTGCATCATTTTTTAGCATATCATGTAAGTATAACATGATGTTAAGGAGTAATGGTAAGTTTTATATTACTCTTggaagaaaaaaatataaaactaaataaaatgagtcatctctctctctctctctctctctctctctctctctctctctctctctctctcaagtgaGCCATGTTTCGTGCATGCCCTTAGAATATGTTAGGGGGTGGTGTTGGTGCATGGCAAGAAGCTTGGCAAGCGGACTTGACACACTCACTCCATGTGGTCTAAAGGTACGATTTGCATTATAAAATATGtatttgtattcattttttttataaaaacatatttatgtttattatgtacttaataaatacatatttttataattagGTATTTTGCATACAAAAGtgttaaaaaaagtttttatatagaaaaaagaagatttttatgtgaaaatatgtttttttaatataaatatgattttataaagaaaaaaaaaatcatattcaaaacaaaattttgaaaaaaattaaatatatgatgaatttgtaacaaaattttgaaatctaggccaaaaatgttaaatttgaaccaaatttgtaataaaatttaaaatctagatcaaaagtataatttttaaaagtCGGATGTAAAAGGGtcgaaataaaatataatttccgGTTTTCTGGACTTAATCGACTAAAGAAAAAGATAATGGCTAAAACGAttataaaacttaaaaataagaatttttttttttttttaatagattTCCCTATATAAAAGTCATAAAATGCATAATTAAATAGCCAAGTTACAAAATCTCTTCCTTCAATTTTAGGGGATGTAAGATACTAGAATCGTAACTAATATAGCGAAGTGATCTCGAATTATGTTCACGTTATATCTTTTGATTACTTTAACAAGTTACAAGTTATCCTTCAAACAAACTCTACAAGAAACGAAATTTGTATCAATTTAAGCACATCAAATTTCTTTCTTAATGAGAATCACACTCACCACAACATACACATAAACCACGAATCGCCCAAATTCGAAAGTATATATGCATCAAAACTCGAAAACTGTACACCAAAATATCCCTCACCATTAGGCCCCTGTTTTTCTTTCCCAACTCTAATACAACTTATTCAGCCCTAACTGAATAAAATAAACTTAACCATCTTTTTAAACACTAGTGGACCCCACAGGCCTCGGATAAGAAACAACTTTCTTCTCATTCCCATTCCCATTCCCATTCCCATTCTCTTTTCTCactgattccattccaacattcTCCAATGATTTCTGCAACTCCTGAATCTGTTCCAATGctttaaccaactcatcagcagtTGGCCTGTGTTTGGGTTCTTTCATCAGACACTTCATTGCCAGCATGGCAGCCCGCGTGGCAACTGAAGACGCGTATTGCCCTTCGATACGTGGGTCCATGATGTGAAGAATCTTTCGTTTGCTAGTTAAAAATGGCTTAGCAAATACAACCAATATCTGCTCGCCAGGTGGACGGTTTTTGTCAATGCATCGCCTACCTGTCAAAAGCTCAAGGAGTACCACCCCGAAACTGTATATATCGCTTCTTGCAGTCAAATGACCTTCATAACAATATCACACATGATTAAGTCGATTAAAAACACTTGTATaccaaaatattaattatttgagtaaattatacgaatggtccctatggttcggggtaatttgcgcgcttggtccctaacttattttttttaactcggaaagtccctactgtttgtttttgttacgcgtttggtccctaatgtttgtttttgttacgcgcatggtccctatcttacctaaaaaaactattatttagatAGGGAAAAGTGGTGGGGTAGGgttgggtgtgtttatttaaataaattaaaaaatcaagggcaaaatagattttttaggtaaaacagggaccaagtgcgtaacaaaaacaaatagtagggaccttccaagttaaaaaaataagttagggacaaacacgcaaattacccaaaccatagggaccattcgtgtaatttactcaaaaaaaaatcattaaataaaattACCTGTGGCCATGTATTCAGGAGCTGCATAGCCTTGGGTACCCATAACCCGTGTAGACACATGGCTTTTACCATCAATGGGTCCATCTTTTGCCAACCCAAAATCCGAAAGTTTTGCATTGTAATTCTGGAAGCAAGTAAAGGGTAAATTCGTAAAAACACAAACTAAGCAAAGTCAATAATAAACATTAATTTGAGACATACTGAGTCGATTAATATATTGGAGGACTTGAAATCACGATATATCACTTTTGCTTCAGGACTATGTAAGTATGCAAGTCCCTTGGCAGCACCTAAAGCAACTTTAATTCTAAGGTTCCATGAAAGAGGCTGAAAATAAGAACTTcctgtaataaaaaaaattattaatagaTAATCAATTTCAGGTGGATAAATTAATTCCACACTTAATGAactttgtaattttatttttatcataGCATTGTAGTTTAAAAAATTTACTCATTGTAGAAACGTGTAATGTGTTGATTTGAATTATGATGACATGACATAAGTTAACAGGTTTTTATGCCATGTCATCGACTCATCATCCACATAGGATGTACATGTGTAATATACTGATGTGCAAAAAATTATAacctttttctttaaaaaaaactatGGGAAATATGCAGAAAAGTCGCATTATTTTGGGaaattttttgataaagtcttaattttttttaacagaaatgtcgtgattatttaatattttgcccAAACTAACGAAAAagtcattatttttattttaactaaaaatgacaaatgatcgttgtaaaattaaataattgggacttttttattcaaaaaaaattagGAGTTTATCAAAAAAATTTCTCAAAGTAACAAGACTTTTCTGCATATTTCCCAAAAGAAGTATTTATATCATATAAAAAGAAGTTACCAAGTTTTTTTAGTTATATCCATGTCATTTAACTTTTTTAATTACCATTGTCTATTGctataaaaaggaaaaaaaagtaCAATCTTATAGTAATAAAGAAAACTTAGAAACTTCAATTTCATATCTACCATTGCATAAAAACGAGGAACAATTGCAAAAACTCACTCCTGAAAAGATGATTTTCCAAGCTGCCACGTGGCATGAACTCATACACTAACATTCTATGATCATCTTCCAAACAATGACCGATTAATTTCACAAGATTTTGATGATTAAGCTGCCCTAAATAATTGATTTCTGCCTgcataaacataaacattaaacattGAAACCAGTTTATcataaattattataattaatttattaactaaaAATCATTCTTGTTCATAGCTTCATATACTTACCAACCATTCTTGGTGACCTTGAATGCCTTCATGATTTAACCTTTTGACTGCAATCACTGTTCCTGTACCTGGTTTTGCAGCTGTAAGTGAGTTTTCATCGATCCACCCTTTGAAAACTGAACCAAATCCACCTTCACCCAATACACTATCGGGTCTAAAATTTCTTGTAGCTGTTTTAAGAACATTAAAACTGAAAGATTTTAAATCTCCTGATTGCAAAATCTCATCTTGGCTTCTTGGGCTTCTTGGGCTTGGGGGAACTGAGGCAGATGTTACTTTACCTGTGATAAAAAGTTCCGAAATTTTAAAAAGATCTTTACAGAAAATCATGGGTTACTTAGTGATCAACATTAATCATTTGGGTCACATGATTGGTTTCTAAAGATCCAACCTTTCTGTCGATAAATAGAGGCATACAGCTTAATCATGCAAAATATATACGCCTATCGAGCTTGAAAGCAACTTTAATCCCAACAAAAAACAATATAAAATGGAATTACAGGCGATTAATCATAGAAATACAAACATATGTGTAAGTAGGAGAAAGGGGATCAATAAGCATCGAAAATTTTCAAGAAAGTTGCAAAAGCAAAAGGCCTCCGAGGTTTAAGTTTTAAAGTCTCGCTCTTTTGTGAATAAGAAAGGGAAATTGCAGTAGATATTATTAAGATCATGATTAGATGACGCGATATACTCACCATCATGCCGAGAGCTTTCGATTTTCAATCGAACACTGAAACAGGAACCCATTTTGTACCAAATCGCCGGCGTTCTTGATCGCTTCGTTCGTTCTGAGTCAAATCAGCGGCTCAAATCACGTGCTTTTTGCTGCTTCGCAGGCTAAATAACAGATAGATAAAGGATGGGTTTGCTTCTGAAGAACAGGTGATCAAACTTTGAAAAAATTCACAGGGGAATTAAAACAAACACTTGGAGGGTGTGAAAATAAACGCACACTAGTTGCGTGttcaatatgcacacatagtcatattcatatatgtgttGAATATTTTAGTCTCGGAGAATCCTTCCAGAACAAAGCCAAAGACAATAAAGTTGACTAATCTCCGTTAATTCTTCACTGCAAGTTGCTTGCCGCATGTAATATTTtcgattttataaagaaaattgtTGAGCTGTTTTAGAAGAAAGGAGGGTGACTGTGATTAATGGAATCCAGTGAAGATTTTTATGTGAAGAACAAGAACCTGACAGAGCAGCACTTTACTAAATTCTCGCAAGATATCATCGTCTTTATACTGTTGCTCGAGTTTGACTGGTTTGTCCTTCCTCTTTTTTTCATATTTTACAATTAACCCCCCTGGACTATGACTAATTTATGCAATCAAATAAATTTGTTTATAGATGGAGCACAAAATAACATAACCTTTTACAAAAATGAAGTGTATATAAAAAGTTTGCAAAAACGacataaatgtttacaaaatatGGTGTCATCTCTCAAACAAATAATGGTATTTTCCATGAATTAAATAACCGTGAAATTAGCTAACATAAGTGATCTTTAAAATGCaaacaaaattagataaaaaaaaaaaaaagaaagaagatcGTTTAAAGTGTCTCAATCGAAGAGCACGAATTCGAATTCTTGGAATACCAAGTTTCTTGAGAAAATTACATTAAAGCaaattaaaaagttataaaattgGCTAGCAtataattattttcataaaaaaataagaTACGACTAAGTTAGGTAAAATGTTTGGTTTCTAAGGAAAAAAAAGCAAATGGTTTTGAATCCTTTGCTAGTTCTTGTATACTAATAGAAGTAACAAAGTAACAAgtaaatttgaaagaaaaaaatatgGGTGTTTGGATAGTTTTGAAAATAgcttattaattttttatttttttagttttttaaaaagCTAATAAGCTACACAGGCGTTTGTatatttataaatgtttttaaaacatctttttggatagaaaaagtaaagttttcaaaaagctAGAAAATCCTAAATTTTTAGCTTTGTAGTCATTTTACTCCTAAAAATCAATTTTTCTTatccaaacattttttaaaatCCGTTTTTCCTAAAAGCCATAAGTTAATAAACAATTTTCTTAAAAATCATTTTTGTGATAAAAAAGCTAACCCAAACACACCCATAATCTTTTGAAGAAGTAAAAACTTGAAAACCGATATATCTTAACCAATTTTGTTAAAGGAAATCTTTAAAAAAGTCATTACATTTTGAATTTATATTCAAATTAGTCATAGTATATTTTTGTAGCAATCGAGCCAAAGTTACTTGTTAATTTTAATCAATTACGGCAAATTAGTAGCTTACATGGTAACACACTTATATGACATCATACGTGGCAAGACAAGATGTACAACCAACTATGCGTTTAGGGTTTTCATATATGTTGCAGTATTTGGGGATGGATTTAAGTGAATAAGATATCAAAAATCTTCATACCCCCAATTCGTTAGCGCAAATCGATATCGTCTTTTTCTTCAAACATTCTAATGTAAGTGCGATTGTGGAGATCTATGTGGAATGTGGACATCATGGATTTGAAAGAATCCAGATCGAAGATTCTTTGGTTGCCCAAATTTCATGGTAAAGCTTCTATATTTTCCATTTTCATTACTAGTATTTGATTTAGGTTATAAATGTTGCAAAATTTTTGTTGTAGTATGAATAAAGGGAGCGAAAGTATTTTGTTGGATTCCTGGCTTTGAAAAACAAATGGTATAGAGACAAGATGTTTAAATTGGGAGCTTTTGCTAATGCTAGTGTAGTTGTTAATGCTCGTATACCTGTTAATGTGCATGTGGATGCCCTTAATGCTTATTTGCAAACGGATGCCCTTAATGTGCATGTGGATGCCCTTAATGCTCATTTACCTGTCAATGTGTCCGATTCCCCTAAATTTAATGAAGTTAGATTGCCTATGAATGTCACTATACCTGTTAATAAAGTTGGATTATGGAAGTGGATGATGTTTTGTTTGGTGTGTGTCATTATTGGGATGATGTATCGTTAGTTTGGCATAAGTTGTAGGGTAATATGGTAATTCATCATGTTATCTTTTGGTTAAGTCTTGTGGTGTAATGAAATTTTTTTGGTTAATGAAATGAGGAAATTATTGTGACTGATATGACCATTATGTGCATTCAGAATGTAATATTATCGAATGTGACCAATATGATCAAAATGACAAATATGACCTTATAACTACAGTATGTCGTAACCAACCATATTAATGGCATAACCTGATTAATATAACCAAAATGACAAATATGAACTTAAACCTATAATATACCAACCAACCATCATAAGGGCATAATCTGACCAATATAACTAAAATAACAAATATGACCTTAAAACTACAAACCAACCATCTTAAGGGTATTCACAAAGAGTTTATGTTTACAAAAGGCAAACCAATTTGCTAAAGGAATTTATAAACTATTCAAAAAATGGCATCATAATCACCAATACCCAACTATTACCCTAAATATCCTAACACCCTAATCCATCTCCACTATTAAATCTAGAGAACCACCAACACCTCCTATGTTTTTAAGCATGTTTTTAAGAATCCTCTATGAGGGTCTTCTTGTTTTAGATTTAGACACTACAACTTAGGAATCATATATATCCTGTTCTTGGGTCCATTCCTCTGTTGGTACTTGCATCTTCAGAATTACATTTTGTGTTGCAACCTCAATCACATTCATTGGTAGATCCTTAAATTCCTAATaaagacaaaaataaaaataaaaaactaaaaaccaaTTACAAAATGAAAAAACTAATTAAAGTGAGTTTTAATGTATTACTAATTCAGATGTTCTATTGGAATTAGATGCTCCATTAGAATACTCTAAAAgctcaagtcacatttaacatttttgattcatgaaacacCATAATCAGTTTTCTTCATGGAGACATTCTATTTACACAAAATTTTCGGAATGGACAAGCATTGAAGATAATTTCATTGACACTATACAAGATTcggacaagaagatcaaacagACAGAAGATGTAGAAGGTTTTCACAGATAAACTTGGAGATATATCTTCACTACTACGAAAAAGAACATTTAATAATGATTATCACTTACATGCTCCTTGACTATGTCGACCATAATCCCAGTTCAGATCAAATAATCTACCATTATCCAATGAACAAACAATTTACATTGAATCTAAGTAATGGTTTAGTGGTTTTCTTTTCATCATCTCATGAGATCTCAATCATAACCTTATTTTGTTTTGTTCTGTTTTGTTCTTTTTATAATCATCAAATAATATCTTATTGAATAATGAACATTTATTATAAGAACCTAAATTTTAGAAAGATTtgacttttatttaaatatttagcaaaagggcaaaatggtcaattATGAGAAAAAGATGAGATTATGAAGTTGTGACTTCATGAAAATGGCCAAAAAGAGTTTAAGTCACTTAGATGAGGTTAGATGAGTAAGTTCAAGAGAGAGTATACATGAGAAAGTACATATTggtcaaaagggtaaaa encodes:
- the LOC111885191 gene encoding probable serine/threonine-protein kinase PBL9; this translates as MGSCFSVRLKIESSRHDGKVTSASVPPSPRSPRSQDEILQSGDLKSFSFNVLKTATRNFRPDSVLGEGGFGSVFKGWIDENSLTAAKPGTGTVIAVKRLNHEGIQGHQEWLAEINYLGQLNHQNLVKLIGHCLEDDHRMLVYEFMPRGSLENHLFRRSSYFQPLSWNLRIKVALGAAKGLAYLHSPEAKVIYRDFKSSNILIDSNYNAKLSDFGLAKDGPIDGKSHVSTRVMGTQGYAAPEYMATGHLTARSDIYSFGVVLLELLTGRRCIDKNRPPGEQILVVFAKPFLTSKRKILHIMDPRIEGQYASSVATRAAMLAMKCLMKEPKHRPTADELVKALEQIQELQKSLENVGMESVRKENGNGNGNGNEKKVVSYPRPVGSTSV
- the LOC111885174 gene encoding uncharacterized protein LOC111885174, producing MALLQFMCSVTPLARAARSRALVVSSSRTIVTVPTTTTAAATTTKIKASLPDSNVLLGMSEEQLQQLATDFGQQSYRGKQLHHLLYKRRVKEIQEFSQIPLAFRTELQEAGWVVGRSSVHSSVTAADGTIKLLIKLEDNRLVETVGIPVADDKGSVRLTACVSSQVGCPLRCSFCATGKGGFSRNLKGHEIVEQVLAIEEVFNNRVTNVVFMGMGEPMLNLKEVLAAHRCLNKDIQIGQRMMTISTVGVPNTIKKLASHKLQSTLALSLHAPNQKLREKIVPSAKSYPLEAIMKDCRDYFHETSRRVSFEYTLLAGVNDDVEHAKELAELLHQWGPGYHVNLIPFNPIDGTEYKRPYRKAINAFQSMLESRKITVSVRQTRGLDASAACGQLRNEFQKSPLVIPSIDDITSSIDDITPSVDDIISNSEPEPELEQEAAVAC